In the Fretibacterium sp. OH1220_COT-178 genome, ACCTCGATGCGGACCTGGTTGTCGTTCACCCACAGCGTGCAGGAGAAGCCGTCGGCGTATCCCGCCTCCTTCAGCAGCTTCCTGGCGAGCTCCACGTCGTAGGCGTACGGCTTGTGCCCGGAGTAGCCGAACACGCCCGGGGCGATCAGGGCGCCGGCGGGGTCCCCCGCGCCGTACATGATGGCGTCGATGATCGTCTCGACGTCGATGGCGTGCCGGATCGCCTGGCGCACCAGCTTGTTGTCGAAGGGCTTCTTCTTCATGTTGAAGGAGACGTACCAGCAGGATAGCCCCGCCTTCTCGAGGAGCTCGAGGTTCGCGTTCTCCCGGACGCGCTTGACGTCGTTGGCCTGGATGTCCGTGGCGATGTCCACCTCGCCGGTCTCGAGCGCGATGGTGCGCTGCGCCGCCTCGGGGACGACCTTCATGACGAGGTTCGCGGTCTTGGGCGCGCCGGCGTAGTAGGCGTCGAACGCGGCCAGCTTGATGGCGTCGCCCTGCTTCCACTCCACGAACTTGTAGGGGCCGGACCCCACGGGGTTCAGGCGGAAACGGGCCTCGTCGGCCTTCACGTAGGCCTCCGGGACGATGGCCGAGGAGGGGTGCGCCAGGTTGCGCAGGGCCGCGGCGTAGGGGGCGGCCGTCTCGATGACGACGGTCTGGTCGTCCACCAGCCTGACCTCCTTGATGAAGTTGACGATGTAGGAGACGGCGGTGGAGGCGATGGCGCGATCGAGCGAGAACTTGACGTCCCTCGCCGTCAGATCGCTGCCGTCGTGGAACTTGATCCCCTTACGGACGCGGATCTGGAGCTGGGTGTCGCTGAGGTGCTCCCAGGACTCCGCGATCTGGCCGGCGACCTTGCCGTCGGCGTCCGTCGTGAACAGCGTGTCGAAGATCTGGTTGGTCACCATGACGGCGGGCGTCTCCTTGCCGATGTGCGGATCGAGCGAGGTGACGTCCGCGCCCTGGGCCCAGGTCAGGGTGTCCTTGCGGGCCGGGCCCGCCGCTGCGGGCATGCCGGTGGAGAGGAAGAGCGCCGTGACGAGAAGTGCTGACAGAAACCGTTTCATCGTAGACCTCCTGTTGATTGGGATGATGACACAACCGGACGCGGGGCCGGTTTATGTTCGGGGTTGCGGGGCGCGGCCGTACAGGGTACAGGCGCAGAAGTGGCCGGGGGCGACCTCCGCCAGCGGAACGTCCCGCGCGGTGCACTCGGGAGCCGCCCGGGGACAGCGCTTGGCGAAACGGCAGCCGGCGTCGGGATCGACGGGCGAGGTGATCTCGCCCGTCAGGGGGATGCGCTCCGGGACGAAATCCGGGTCCGGAACGGGAATCGCGGAGAGCAGCGCCTTGGTGTAGGGGTGCATCGGGTGCGCGAAGAGCTCGTCCGCCGGGGCCTTCTCCACCATCTGGCCCAGGTACATCACCGCGATGTCGTCCGACAAATGCTTGACCACGGAGAGGTCGTGCGTGATGAACATGTAGGTGAGCCCCAGGTCCCGCTGGAGGTCCTGCATCAGGTTCAGGATCTGGGCCTGGATGGAGACGTCGAGCGCGGAGACGGGCTCGTCGCAGACGATGAACTTCGGCTCGAGGGCCAGCGCCCGGGCGATGCCGATCCGTTGGCGCCGCCCCCCGTCCAGCTCGTGCGGGTAGGCATTGATCAGGCGCTCGGAGAGGCCGACCCGGTCCATCATGTCCAGGACGCGCCGGCTCAGGGCGGTCCGGTCCCGCCCGGAGCAGACGCCCTGGATCAGCAGGGGCTCCGTGATCGTCTCGAACACGGTCATCCGCGGGTTCAGGGAGGCGAAGGGGTCCTGGAAGATGATCTGCATCTCCCGCCGGAGCTTCTTGAGACGCTCCGGGCCGTAGGTCAGAATGTTCTGGCCCTCGAACCACACCTCGCCGGAGGTCGGCTCGTGGAGCCGCAGGATGGCACGTCCCAGCGTGGACTTGCCGCACCCGGACTCGCCCACGACCCCGAGCGTCTCGCGCGCACGGATGGAGAAGCTCACGTCGTCCACGGCGTGGAGCGTCCCGGCCCGCGTGCTGAAGTATTTTTTGAGGTGTACGACCCTGAGCAGTTCGGCGTTCATGCCCGGCCTCCTCCCACGAGCACGCAGCGCACGGCGTGCGCGCCGCCGACGTCCGTCAGCGGGACCGGCAGAGCGCAGGCATCGCAGCGGTGCGGACAGCGCTCCGAGAAGGAGCAGCCCGGAGGCAGGTTCGTCGGGTCCGGCATCAGTCCCTTGATGGGGCGCAGCCGGTCCGCCTTGGAGTCGAGGCTCGGGATGGACTGGAACAGCCCCACCGTGTACGGGTGCCTCGGGTCCTTGAAGACGTCCCGCAGGGTGCCGTACTCCATCAGGGTCCCCGCGTAGAGGATGGCCACGGTATCGCAGTTCTGCGCCACCACGCCCAGGTCGTGCGTGATGAGCATGACGGACGTGTCGAGCCGGTTCTTGAGCTCGCGGATCATGTCGAGCACCTGGGCCTGGATGGTGACGTCCAGGGCCGTCGTCGGCTCGTCGGCGATCAGGAGGCGGGGCGCGCAGGCCAGCGCGATGGCGATCCCGACCCGCTGCTTCATGCCGCCGGAGAACTGGTGAGGGTACTCGGACGCGCGCTGCGGCGGGATCCCCACCATCTCCAGCATCCCCGCGGCCTCGGCGCGCGCCGCGCGCCGGTCGAGCTTCTTGTGGGCCTGGATGACCTCCATGATCTGGTCGCCCACCGTCATCACGGGGTTGAGGCTTGTCATGGGGTCCTGAAAGATCATGGAGATCTTTCGGCCGCGTATGCCGCGCATCTCGACCTCGGAGAGCTCCAGCAGGTCCCGGCCCTCGAACAGCACCCGGCCGGAGACGATCCGGCCCGGGGGCGTGGGGACGAGGCGCAGGATGCCCTTGGCCAGCGTCGTCTTGCCCGCGCCCCCCTCGCCGACGACGCCCAGGGTCTGCCCCTTCAGGAGGGGCAGCGTCACGGAGTTCAGGGCGGCCACGACCCCGTCGTCGGTCTCGTAGCGTATGACCAGGTCCTTGACCTCGAGCAGCTTGTCCATGTCCGTTCCCTCAGCTCTTCAATTTGGGGTCCAGGGCGTCCCTGAGCCCGTCCCCGACGAGGTTGAGCGCCAGAATCGTCAGCATGATCCCGAGCCCGGGGATCATCGTGATGTGCCACGCGTCGCGGATGTAGGTTCTTGCGTTGGAGAGCATCGAGCCCCACTCCGGGGTCGGGGGCTGGATGCCCAGCCCGAGGAAGCTCAGGCCGGCGATGGAGAGTATGGCGCCCGCGACGCCCAGCGTGGCCTGCACGATGAGCGGGGCCAGGGAGTTGGGGACGATGTACTTGGTGATGATCCGGGGATCGCTCGCGCCCACCGAGCGGGCGGCCTCGATGAACTCCTGCTCCTTGACGGTGAGGACCGAGGCGCGGACCGTCCGGGCGAAGGTGGGGACGTAGGCGATGCTGATCGCGATGAGCACGTTGACGAGCCCCGGTCCCAGAGCGGCGACGATCGCGGTGGCCAGGAGCATCGAGGGGATCGCCAGCAGGATGTCCATGGCGCGCATCAGGACGTTGTCGGCCCTCTTGTAGTAGCCCGCGACCGCCCCGATGGCCCCACCGGCGAGCGTGGAGAACGCGATGCCCGCCATGCCCATGAACAGGGAGTAGCGGATGCCCCAGAGCATCCTCAAAAACATGTCCCGGCCGAACTCGTCGAGCCCGAAGATGTGCGCGGCGCTCGGCCCCTTCAGCTTGAGCCGCAGGTTCTGCTTGATGACGCTGCTCCTGTAGAAGGCCTGACCGTCCGCGAGGTCCCACACGATGGTGACGACGGCCGCCCCCGCCAGAATCAGCAAGAACGCGAGGGACAGGAGGGCCAGCCTGTTCTTCTTGAATCGGCGCCACGCCTCCTGCCAGAGGGTGCGCTGCTTCCGGGCGGCGGGTTCGAGATGTTTTCCGTTCATGATGGTTTCGGCTCACCGTCCTTGGAACTGAGACTTGATGCGCGGGTCGACGAACGCGTAGATGATGTCGACCGCCAGATTGACCAGGGAGAACATGACCGCGAGAAAGATCACCGAGCCCAGAACCAGCGGCATGTCCTTGGACTTGATGGACTCCACCATCAGGCGTCCGAGCCCCGGCCAGGAGAAGATGGTCTCCGTCAGCATCGCCCCGCCCAGAAGGTGGCCGAACTGGAGGCCGACCGCGGTTACGATGGGGATCAGCGCGTTGCGCATCATGTGGCGGGTGGTGACGAGGCGCTCCGGAATGCCCTTGGAGCGCGCGGTGCTGATGTAGTCCTGCCGGATGACCTCCAGCATGGACGAACGGGTCATGCGGACGATCGTGGCGGCGCAGCCCGTGCCGAGCGTCAGTGCGGGAAGGATCAGGCTCTTGAGCAGGGGCCAGAGGCCCTCGCCCATGCCCTGGGAGGGGAGCCAGCCCAGCCCGAGCGAGAAGATCAGGACCACGACGAGCCCGAACCAGAAGTTGGGCATCGCGACGCCGATCAGGGAGAGCACGGTGGTGGTGTAGTCCAGCAGGGTGTACTGGTGCTTCGCCGAGACGATCCCGGTCGGAATGCCGATGAGCAGAGCGACGAGGATACCCGCCAGGGCCAGGATGCAGGTGGCGGGGAAGCGGTCCAGCACCGTGTCCATGACGTCGATCTTGTTGCGGTAGGAGGTGCCCAGGTCGCCCCGGAGGGCTCCGGCCATGTAACGGAGGTAGCGGACGACGATGGGGTCGTTCAGCCCCAGCTCCTGGCGGGTCTGGGCCAGCAGTTCCGGCGTGGCGCCGTCCCCCAGGACGATGGCGGCGGGGTCCCCCGGCGTCAGGGCCAGGATGAAGAACACGATGAAGGTGACCCCCAGCAGCACGGGGATCATCATCAGGAGCCGTCTCAGGATGTAGCGGGACAAGGGCATCAACTCCGTGGGGTTGCTTATGGTCTCCCGGAAGAGGAGGTGTCGGCGGCACGCGTAAAACGTCCCCGATGGAATGCCGTCGTCAAGGGGACATCTCCACCATTCTAGCACGTTGTCGCGGTGTTGTCCTTCCGGTGCGCAATCGGCGGCGGATGCCGCTTGACAAAAGTTGCGAGTGAGGATACCATTCCTCACTAAATAAACTTTATTTTGTGAGGTGGGTATTATGTCAACAAAAGTTCAGTGCGTGGTTTGCGAAGGGGACGTCACCTTGGCCGCCGAGGTCTTGGAGGGGGAGCTGCTGATCTGCCCCGACTGCGGAACCGAGCTGGAGGTCGTCTCGCTGAATCCCCCGACGCTCGCCGAGGCCCCCGAGGTT is a window encoding:
- a CDS encoding ABC transporter substrate-binding protein, translating into MKRFLSALLVTALFLSTGMPAAAGPARKDTLTWAQGADVTSLDPHIGKETPAVMVTNQIFDTLFTTDADGKVAGQIAESWEHLSDTQLQIRVRKGIKFHDGSDLTARDVKFSLDRAIASTAVSYIVNFIKEVRLVDDQTVVIETAAPYAAALRNLAHPSSAIVPEAYVKADEARFRLNPVGSGPYKFVEWKQGDAIKLAAFDAYYAGAPKTANLVMKVVPEAAQRTIALETGEVDIATDIQANDVKRVRENANLELLEKAGLSCWYVSFNMKKKPFDNKLVRQAIRHAIDVETIIDAIMYGAGDPAGALIAPGVFGYSGHKPYAYDVELARKLLKEAGYADGFSCTLWVNDNQVRIEVCQAIQAMLLEVGIQCEVKVMEFGSFIERCANGEHDMGYFGWTTSTADADYTYYSLVYSTQVGAPGNRSFIQDPKVNELVNLGRNSTDEAVRRKAYSDLEDILQDVSNNAPLFYSTINAGASRKVQGFALDPAGYHKLENVTAEQ
- a CDS encoding ABC transporter ATP-binding protein, giving the protein MNAELLRVVHLKKYFSTRAGTLHAVDDVSFSIRARETLGVVGESGCGKSTLGRAILRLHEPTSGEVWFEGQNILTYGPERLKKLRREMQIIFQDPFASLNPRMTVFETITEPLLIQGVCSGRDRTALSRRVLDMMDRVGLSERLINAYPHELDGGRRQRIGIARALALEPKFIVCDEPVSALDVSIQAQILNLMQDLQRDLGLTYMFITHDLSVVKHLSDDIAVMYLGQMVEKAPADELFAHPMHPYTKALLSAIPVPDPDFVPERIPLTGEITSPVDPDAGCRFAKRCPRAAPECTARDVPLAEVAPGHFCACTLYGRAPQPRT
- a CDS encoding ABC transporter ATP-binding protein, whose translation is MDKLLEVKDLVIRYETDDGVVAALNSVTLPLLKGQTLGVVGEGGAGKTTLAKGILRLVPTPPGRIVSGRVLFEGRDLLELSEVEMRGIRGRKISMIFQDPMTSLNPVMTVGDQIMEVIQAHKKLDRRAARAEAAGMLEMVGIPPQRASEYPHQFSGGMKQRVGIAIALACAPRLLIADEPTTALDVTIQAQVLDMIRELKNRLDTSVMLITHDLGVVAQNCDTVAILYAGTLMEYGTLRDVFKDPRHPYTVGLFQSIPSLDSKADRLRPIKGLMPDPTNLPPGCSFSERCPHRCDACALPVPLTDVGGAHAVRCVLVGGGRA
- a CDS encoding ABC transporter permease; protein product: MNGKHLEPAARKQRTLWQEAWRRFKKNRLALLSLAFLLILAGAAVVTIVWDLADGQAFYRSSVIKQNLRLKLKGPSAAHIFGLDEFGRDMFLRMLWGIRYSLFMGMAGIAFSTLAGGAIGAVAGYYKRADNVLMRAMDILLAIPSMLLATAIVAALGPGLVNVLIAISIAYVPTFARTVRASVLTVKEQEFIEAARSVGASDPRIITKYIVPNSLAPLIVQATLGVAGAILSIAGLSFLGLGIQPPTPEWGSMLSNARTYIRDAWHITMIPGLGIMLTILALNLVGDGLRDALDPKLKS
- a CDS encoding ABC transporter permease subunit — translated: MPLSRYILRRLLMMIPVLLGVTFIVFFILALTPGDPAAIVLGDGATPELLAQTRQELGLNDPIVVRYLRYMAGALRGDLGTSYRNKIDVMDTVLDRFPATCILALAGILVALLIGIPTGIVSAKHQYTLLDYTTTVLSLIGVAMPNFWFGLVVVLIFSLGLGWLPSQGMGEGLWPLLKSLILPALTLGTGCAATIVRMTRSSMLEVIRQDYISTARSKGIPERLVTTRHMMRNALIPIVTAVGLQFGHLLGGAMLTETIFSWPGLGRLMVESIKSKDMPLVLGSVIFLAVMFSLVNLAVDIIYAFVDPRIKSQFQGR
- the lysW gene encoding lysine biosynthesis protein LysW — its product is MSTKVQCVVCEGDVTLAAEVLEGELLICPDCGTELEVVSLNPPTLAEAPEVQEDWGE